From the Archangium lipolyticum genome, one window contains:
- a CDS encoding non-ribosomal peptide synthetase, whose protein sequence is MSSPIAIVAAACRLPDADTPEAFWNNLIAERISLRPPPEGRWPQHPDARVGSFLDDVRGFDAAFFGMRGGEAEVTDPQQRLLLQTAHEALERAGFAGPRRRNRRVGVFVGVGQSDYQEPILRLLWAGMSVHPSAAVGNLRNLIPARVSHVLDLSGPSLAVDTACSSSLVALHLACESLNRGECELALAGGITLNLTPTVFTVLSRAGALSPTGRIRPFAREADGIVLGEGLGVVVLERLEDALRRRAPILAVVRGSALNNDGRTFNPMAPNPARQMAVMREAWQRAGLEPASASYLEAHGTGTRVGDSIEARSVTAVFGRAGANEPLGLGSVKGNVGHLLSAAGMASLLKVVSSLQHHMLPASVHAGTADPKHGLSSAGIALVDSSRPWRGPGPLRAGINGFGFGGTNAHVILEEAPARPPRSRSTRTRPLLWTLSARTDTALRATARNLASWLRKNPEVELADAALSASISRAPGPHRLALVGTEGIPERLEAWADGSTAEVLHGVVPDRVARKKARNGASLEGASAELAASAFVGGEAFDRLAWDEDPEREHVPVPTYPFEPQPWWVPEAPPAPASARRMEQPLPVDGFEPSELDEGLLPWMREVVWHEAPAEQTHLPQGRWLIVPSAHPASHQVSRRLSDAGATCERVDPTGLKAALARSGTEGIVFLGPTGPTTPITDVASFDQVQRDGVLALLAVARAWDALERERRPARLLVVTAGATEGLAPERATVVGLGLALEDELPGSRCRVVDADVTASEEALADVVLAEVSCTAPEPDRVFRWRLGRRERRTVGPLTQTTPHAHGPRENGVYLVTGGAEGLGHAVAQRLARAGRTLILVGRKPLEHSPERAARIEALRASGAAVSYIACDIADPDGVAGLVARIVLDHGALHGVVHAAGVASPGRIGGREDAAFTRVLGPKVRGTWLLWREFERRHIRPDFFALFSSLSASWPGLGGGLGDYVAANAYLDAFALARRAEGLPFTSVAWSVWGETGMGADPTLVRVMEARGLPAIPTQQGVDAFLHVLELGRAHVVVAPMGPRVTVSRPLPAVTLTPVPTEVPSNVEEELRALVAKALEVDPSEVATDRSFLAMGLDSLNALDLAKILSDRYRVELPPTLFFEQPTIDSLAEYLRKAKGDPAPERRPAGTAPSTPPRTAVTEAPLSPVQKAFWVQQRLHPDVPAFSFVRQTVRGRLSLDALQRAADAVARRHPLLRASVAITAHGEAVQRISETVRARLIDHGQVADVEALADGIVNTPFDLSHPPLWRLDVARDTAADTTHVLLCAHHLIVDGWSLHVIAADLWRAYAATVSGRPFPDWPEAHGFFDALDVPRPRLDEDLTWWRERLADTPAPRLPFDGDPLSPPEPPMLSVLRWLDLEQTRAFTEAASAADVSVFHLSLAVHARCLARWSGAAEVVVNVARARRELRVPGIEQAVGCFADTLPLRLRLEPGEPLALLATRARDALLELERHASPTSIEIARVLPGDAGSPRVASSASYSYARIPLSPPPEVPELLALTGRTATPATRLGLAVWEFQGGLCFAWGFPERMFRKDTVERFADEHLRAHVEAGSAPRARSIPERIVARLQEAPERVALREGEQLLTRGELELRSARVAATLVERGIGPGAVVALLSDQNAQGITGLLGILRTGAAWLPLDPEHPPARLRLQLERAGAQVCLYASGAASTAAELSGAVTALAIEHLVEPRALAPPVWPGDEALAYIIFTSGSTGRPKGVPITHGSMRGYLEWALQAFGYGAEDVLLGTSSLCFDASVRQVLAPLLAGATLVCCPRALARDPERLLETVDREHVTVLSTVPSVLARLLRYDIRPLERLRWLKVGGEALPPGLIRTLHDRLGRAPPVVNLYGPTETTINATWHVVERRPPEDVERIPIGRPIGGATVHILAEDGTPCAPGVPGELHVGGRGLSSGYLGEPELTRRAFIQGAGGVRLYRTGDRVVSREDGTLDFLGRVDDQLKVHGHRIEPGEIEAVLARHPAVSLAVVRAVGNASERRLEAWIQFRDAPPTEDALRGVLREHLPEAMWPRHFHMLETLPTTVTGKVDRAALEALSGAAPARTIRGGPPRTDTEQRVADAFSRVLSRTGLGRDDDFFELGGDSMAILEVFTRLQAMGLRLPRPATLYTARTVRALAEAIDTHSARSVPEAAVARAADAEGEWFPLSPAQRGFLVAHANEPERPVRWAARLLLEGELDSALFREALGRLVERHPMLRMVVDASRRPPMQRVLEPGAPPLTLMDPCAPDELDRLFAEARRRHFDPQKEPPLALHLCRVASDRHVLLVAADHLIGDGLSGWIFVRELLQAYDGLARGAEPSLPPLRSTFRDYVRHLADRAETQEDAAFWRRTFAVPYVPPRSWYRPEGPTPSRDEVTLSPERVDALRASASRRGGTLFELVLAAWTFALRRLTGQDDLVIGTAVSGRDAPLPDVHRVFGPFATAVPLRIREVGSTPQELLESVRGVAADARAHALTPGGIARAIPGGLPLEVAVGTQFFFTFMDFEAFGSLESERLRVHWEDSGTEGHVPRGVDLKLAARRLGGALRLSFYAAPAVLGPQGLERVRADVLDVLETLAGGPGTKARSPSRMEVRFGPIDVGSLSAALVGYLPAPEEAARAVGLASVPGLREVLRSQLFPDGSPRWVERIDTPLGASGLLCLPLFADELGALAPETLAARVVEAVLLAHRTGVRAFSLAGMLPAYTGFGREVLHRLAAKDGAPEDLAFTTGHATTVVSVVRSVLAATSAAGVNLPEAELAFVGVGSIGAAAAELLLQVAAHPRRLLLCDLPRAARRMEEVATRLREQYGFRGPIETALAHGAVAEEVYRARVIVGAASTPGALAVDRLAPGAVLVDDSFPTLVDVPAARARMHTRGDVLIVGGGLLDCGAVTRTVDDTAIPPGLRPALSRGISRAGVASCQLEPLLRRMHPELPPVSGPVDAATAYRYWLVALASGLRAAPLHLGTEPVPDNLPAALTGRGNTG, encoded by the coding sequence ATCGTCGCCGCCGCCTGCCGATTGCCGGACGCCGACACACCCGAAGCCTTCTGGAACAACCTGATCGCGGAGCGCATCTCGCTGCGCCCGCCCCCCGAGGGCCGCTGGCCCCAGCACCCCGACGCCCGGGTCGGCTCGTTTCTCGACGATGTCCGCGGATTCGACGCGGCGTTCTTCGGAATGAGGGGGGGTGAGGCGGAGGTCACGGATCCGCAACAGCGGTTGCTCCTCCAGACGGCGCATGAAGCGCTCGAGCGAGCCGGGTTCGCGGGCCCGCGCCGGCGCAACCGGCGCGTCGGTGTCTTCGTCGGCGTCGGTCAGTCCGATTACCAGGAGCCCATCCTCCGGCTCCTGTGGGCCGGCATGTCCGTGCACCCCTCCGCGGCCGTGGGGAATCTGCGCAACCTCATCCCCGCCCGCGTCTCGCACGTCCTGGACCTGTCCGGCCCCTCGCTGGCCGTCGACACCGCGTGCTCGTCCTCGCTGGTCGCCCTGCACCTCGCCTGCGAGAGCCTGAACCGTGGCGAGTGTGAGCTCGCGCTGGCCGGCGGCATCACGCTGAACCTCACCCCCACCGTCTTCACCGTCCTCTCACGCGCCGGGGCGTTGTCCCCCACCGGCCGCATCCGTCCCTTCGCCCGGGAGGCCGATGGCATCGTCCTCGGTGAAGGGCTGGGCGTCGTCGTCCTGGAGCGGCTCGAGGACGCGCTCCGGCGGCGCGCTCCCATCCTGGCCGTGGTGCGTGGAAGCGCGCTCAACAACGACGGCCGGACCTTCAACCCGATGGCCCCCAACCCCGCCCGGCAGATGGCCGTGATGCGGGAGGCCTGGCAGCGCGCCGGGCTCGAGCCGGCGAGCGCGAGCTACCTCGAAGCGCACGGAACCGGCACGCGCGTGGGAGACTCGATCGAGGCACGCTCGGTGACGGCGGTCTTCGGGAGGGCCGGCGCGAACGAACCGCTCGGGCTGGGTTCGGTGAAGGGCAACGTCGGGCATCTCCTGAGCGCCGCCGGAATGGCCAGCCTGCTCAAGGTCGTGTCCTCGCTCCAGCACCACATGCTCCCGGCTTCGGTGCACGCCGGCACGGCGGACCCGAAGCACGGCCTCTCGTCCGCCGGCATCGCCCTGGTGGATTCCTCGCGTCCGTGGCGCGGACCAGGGCCCCTTCGCGCCGGCATCAACGGCTTCGGATTCGGTGGCACCAACGCCCACGTCATCCTGGAAGAGGCGCCCGCACGCCCTCCCCGCTCGCGCTCCACGCGCACGCGCCCCCTGCTGTGGACGCTGTCCGCGCGGACCGACACGGCCCTCCGCGCCACCGCGCGCAACCTCGCGTCCTGGCTCCGGAAGAATCCGGAGGTGGAGCTCGCGGACGCCGCCCTGTCCGCGAGCATCTCGCGAGCTCCGGGCCCTCATCGGCTCGCGCTCGTCGGGACGGAGGGTATTCCGGAGCGGCTCGAAGCCTGGGCGGATGGAAGCACGGCCGAGGTCCTCCACGGCGTGGTCCCCGACCGCGTGGCGAGGAAGAAGGCGCGCAACGGAGCCTCCTTGGAGGGGGCCTCGGCGGAGCTCGCCGCGAGCGCGTTCGTCGGAGGAGAGGCGTTCGACCGGCTCGCCTGGGACGAGGATCCGGAGCGCGAGCACGTCCCCGTGCCCACCTACCCCTTCGAGCCCCAGCCCTGGTGGGTGCCCGAAGCGCCTCCGGCTCCGGCGTCAGCACGGCGGATGGAACAGCCGCTCCCGGTGGACGGATTCGAGCCCTCCGAGCTGGACGAGGGGCTCCTTCCGTGGATGCGCGAAGTGGTCTGGCACGAGGCTCCCGCGGAGCAGACACATCTCCCCCAGGGACGTTGGCTCATCGTGCCCTCGGCGCATCCGGCGAGCCACCAGGTCTCCCGCCGCCTGAGTGACGCGGGGGCGACGTGCGAGCGCGTGGACCCAACAGGCTTGAAGGCGGCGCTCGCCCGAAGCGGAACCGAGGGCATCGTGTTCCTCGGGCCGACGGGACCCACGACGCCGATCACCGATGTGGCCTCGTTCGACCAGGTCCAGCGGGACGGCGTCCTCGCGCTGCTCGCGGTCGCGAGGGCCTGGGATGCGCTCGAACGGGAGCGGCGTCCCGCGCGCCTGCTCGTGGTGACCGCTGGCGCGACGGAGGGTCTGGCTCCCGAGCGCGCGACGGTGGTGGGGCTGGGACTTGCCTTGGAGGACGAGCTTCCCGGGAGCCGGTGCCGCGTCGTGGATGCCGACGTCACCGCCTCCGAGGAGGCCCTCGCGGACGTGGTGCTGGCCGAGGTCTCGTGCACGGCTCCCGAGCCGGACCGGGTCTTCCGGTGGCGGCTGGGACGCCGCGAGCGCCGAACGGTCGGGCCCCTCACACAGACCACGCCGCACGCGCACGGGCCACGCGAGAACGGGGTGTATCTCGTCACGGGAGGTGCCGAGGGACTCGGTCACGCCGTGGCCCAGCGGCTCGCGCGGGCAGGCCGCACGCTCATCCTGGTGGGCAGGAAGCCCCTGGAGCACTCACCGGAACGGGCCGCGCGCATCGAAGCGCTGCGCGCGAGCGGAGCGGCCGTCTCGTACATCGCTTGTGACATCGCCGATCCCGATGGCGTCGCGGGGCTCGTCGCTCGGATCGTTCTCGACCACGGAGCCCTTCACGGCGTGGTGCACGCGGCGGGTGTGGCTTCGCCGGGCCGCATTGGTGGACGGGAAGACGCGGCGTTCACGCGGGTGCTCGGGCCCAAGGTGCGCGGCACGTGGCTGCTCTGGCGCGAGTTCGAGCGCAGGCACATCCGCCCCGACTTCTTCGCGCTCTTCTCGTCCCTGTCGGCGAGCTGGCCGGGGCTGGGTGGAGGACTGGGAGACTACGTCGCGGCGAACGCGTACCTGGATGCCTTCGCCCTGGCTCGCCGGGCGGAAGGGCTGCCCTTCACGTCCGTGGCGTGGTCCGTCTGGGGCGAGACCGGAATGGGAGCCGATCCCACGCTGGTCCGCGTCATGGAGGCGCGCGGGCTTCCCGCGATTCCCACGCAACAGGGCGTGGACGCGTTCCTCCACGTGCTCGAGCTCGGCCGCGCGCACGTGGTGGTCGCGCCCATGGGACCTCGCGTGACCGTGTCGCGGCCTCTTCCCGCCGTGACGCTGACACCCGTTCCCACCGAGGTCCCTTCCAACGTGGAGGAGGAGCTTCGCGCGCTCGTGGCGAAAGCCCTCGAAGTGGACCCGAGCGAGGTCGCCACGGATCGTTCGTTCCTGGCCATGGGGCTGGACTCACTGAACGCGCTGGATCTGGCGAAGATCCTCTCGGATCGCTACCGCGTCGAGCTCCCCCCCACCCTGTTCTTCGAGCAGCCCACGATCGACTCGCTCGCGGAGTATCTCCGCAAGGCGAAGGGAGACCCCGCGCCGGAACGGAGACCGGCCGGAACGGCTCCGTCCACTCCGCCCCGCACCGCCGTGACCGAGGCTCCGCTCTCGCCCGTGCAGAAGGCCTTCTGGGTCCAGCAGCGGCTGCATCCGGATGTCCCCGCGTTCTCCTTCGTCCGGCAGACGGTTCGCGGGCGGCTCTCGTTGGATGCGCTCCAGCGGGCGGCGGACGCGGTGGCGCGGCGCCATCCCCTGCTTCGCGCCTCGGTGGCGATCACGGCACACGGAGAGGCCGTGCAACGGATCTCCGAGACCGTGCGGGCCCGGCTCATCGACCACGGTCAGGTCGCGGACGTGGAAGCCCTCGCCGATGGCATCGTCAACACGCCGTTCGACCTGTCCCATCCACCCCTCTGGCGCCTGGACGTGGCACGCGACACGGCGGCGGATACGACGCACGTGCTCCTCTGTGCGCACCACCTGATCGTGGACGGCTGGAGCCTGCACGTGATCGCCGCCGATCTCTGGCGGGCGTACGCGGCCACCGTCTCGGGCCGCCCGTTCCCGGATTGGCCGGAGGCTCACGGCTTCTTCGACGCGCTCGATGTCCCCAGGCCGAGGCTCGATGAGGACCTGACGTGGTGGCGTGAGCGCCTCGCGGATACGCCCGCCCCGAGACTGCCCTTCGACGGGGATCCGCTCTCGCCACCGGAGCCGCCGATGCTGTCCGTCCTCCGCTGGCTCGACCTGGAACAGACGCGGGCCTTCACGGAAGCGGCTTCCGCGGCGGACGTCTCGGTGTTCCACCTGTCCCTGGCCGTTCATGCCCGGTGCCTCGCGCGGTGGTCCGGCGCGGCGGAAGTCGTCGTGAACGTCGCCCGGGCCCGCCGGGAGCTGCGTGTTCCGGGAATCGAGCAGGCGGTGGGTTGCTTCGCGGACACGCTGCCGCTCCGCCTCCGCCTGGAGCCCGGGGAGCCACTGGCCCTGCTCGCGACGCGCGCGCGCGACGCCCTCCTGGAGCTGGAACGGCACGCCTCGCCCACCTCGATCGAAATCGCCCGGGTACTGCCCGGGGACGCCGGCTCGCCACGGGTCGCGAGCTCCGCGAGCTACAGCTACGCCCGCATCCCGCTTTCCCCCCCGCCAGAGGTCCCCGAGCTGCTTGCCCTCACGGGCCGGACGGCGACTCCCGCCACCCGGCTCGGACTCGCGGTGTGGGAGTTCCAGGGTGGGCTGTGCTTCGCGTGGGGCTTTCCGGAGCGCATGTTCCGGAAGGACACCGTCGAGCGGTTCGCGGACGAGCACCTGCGCGCCCACGTCGAGGCCGGCTCCGCCCCCCGGGCCAGGTCCATCCCCGAGCGGATCGTCGCTCGCCTCCAGGAGGCACCGGAGCGCGTGGCGTTGCGCGAAGGTGAGCAGCTCCTCACGCGCGGCGAGTTGGAACTGCGGTCCGCCCGTGTGGCCGCCACGCTCGTCGAGCGCGGCATCGGCCCCGGCGCGGTGGTGGCCCTCCTGTCGGATCAGAACGCGCAGGGAATCACCGGGCTGCTCGGCATCCTGCGCACGGGGGCGGCCTGGCTGCCGCTCGATCCGGAACACCCGCCAGCGCGGCTCCGCCTGCAGCTCGAGCGGGCCGGTGCCCAGGTGTGCCTCTACGCAAGTGGCGCCGCGAGCACCGCGGCCGAGCTGTCCGGGGCGGTCACGGCGCTCGCGATCGAGCACCTGGTGGAGCCCCGTGCGCTCGCTCCACCGGTATGGCCCGGAGACGAAGCGCTCGCGTACATCATCTTCACCTCTGGCTCCACCGGCCGGCCGAAGGGTGTCCCCATCACGCATGGTTCCATGCGCGGCTACCTGGAGTGGGCGCTGCAAGCGTTCGGGTACGGCGCGGAGGATGTGCTGCTCGGGACATCGTCGTTGTGCTTCGATGCCTCGGTCCGGCAGGTGCTCGCGCCCCTCCTGGCGGGGGCCACGCTCGTCTGTTGTCCCCGCGCGCTCGCGAGGGATCCGGAGCGGCTCCTGGAGACCGTGGACCGCGAGCACGTCACCGTCCTGAGCACCGTGCCCTCCGTGCTGGCGCGGCTGCTCCGGTATGACATCCGGCCGCTCGAACGGCTCCGCTGGTTGAAGGTCGGTGGCGAGGCACTTCCCCCCGGGCTCATCCGCACGCTGCACGACCGGCTCGGCCGCGCACCTCCCGTGGTGAATCTGTACGGACCGACCGAGACCACCATCAACGCCACGTGGCATGTGGTGGAAAGGCGCCCACCGGAGGATGTCGAGCGCATTCCCATCGGGCGCCCCATCGGCGGGGCGACGGTGCACATCCTGGCGGAGGATGGCACCCCCTGTGCTCCGGGAGTCCCCGGGGAACTGCACGTGGGAGGACGCGGGCTGTCCTCGGGATACCTCGGAGAGCCGGAGCTGACCCGCCGCGCGTTCATCCAGGGCGCAGGAGGCGTCAGGCTGTACCGGACCGGAGATCGCGTGGTCTCGCGCGAGGACGGGACACTCGACTTCCTCGGACGGGTGGATGACCAGCTCAAGGTGCACGGTCACCGCATCGAGCCCGGGGAGATCGAAGCCGTGCTCGCGCGCCACCCGGCGGTCTCGCTGGCGGTGGTCCGGGCCGTCGGGAACGCCTCCGAGCGCCGCCTCGAGGCTTGGATCCAGTTCCGGGATGCACCTCCCACGGAGGATGCGCTCCGCGGCGTGCTACGCGAGCACCTTCCCGAGGCGATGTGGCCCAGGCACTTCCACATGCTCGAGACGCTCCCGACCACGGTCACCGGAAAGGTGGACCGCGCGGCGCTCGAGGCCCTCTCCGGTGCGGCACCGGCCCGGACCATCCGTGGCGGCCCTCCACGGACGGACACCGAGCAGCGCGTCGCGGACGCCTTCTCGCGCGTCCTGTCCCGAACCGGGCTCGGCCGGGACGATGACTTCTTCGAGCTGGGCGGCGACTCGATGGCCATCCTGGAGGTGTTCACGCGCCTTCAGGCCATGGGCCTCCGGCTGCCGCGCCCCGCCACGCTGTACACCGCGCGGACGGTCCGCGCACTCGCGGAAGCCATCGACACGCATTCCGCCCGGAGTGTGCCGGAGGCGGCCGTCGCACGGGCGGCGGATGCGGAGGGGGAATGGTTCCCGCTGTCGCCCGCCCAGCGCGGGTTCCTCGTGGCGCATGCGAACGAGCCGGAGAGACCGGTCCGCTGGGCAGCACGGCTGCTGTTGGAGGGGGAGCTCGATTCCGCCCTCTTCCGCGAGGCGCTCGGACGGCTCGTGGAGCGCCACCCGATGTTGCGCATGGTGGTGGATGCGAGCCGGCGTCCGCCCATGCAGCGCGTCCTGGAGCCGGGGGCGCCTCCACTGACCCTCATGGATCCCTGTGCGCCCGATGAGCTCGACCGCCTCTTCGCGGAAGCCCGGCGCCGGCACTTCGATCCCCAGAAGGAGCCACCGCTCGCGCTGCACCTGTGCCGCGTCGCCAGCGACCGACACGTCCTGCTCGTCGCCGCGGACCACCTCATCGGAGATGGACTGAGCGGATGGATTTTCGTCCGGGAGCTCCTCCAGGCCTATGACGGGCTCGCGCGAGGGGCGGAACCATCGCTCCCGCCGCTCCGCTCGACCTTCCGCGACTACGTCAGGCACCTGGCGGATCGGGCGGAGACCCAGGAGGACGCGGCGTTCTGGCGCCGGACGTTCGCCGTTCCCTACGTGCCGCCACGCTCCTGGTACAGGCCCGAGGGCCCTACCCCCTCCCGCGACGAGGTGACGCTCTCGCCCGAGCGCGTGGATGCGCTCCGGGCCTCGGCCTCGCGCCGGGGTGGCACGCTGTTCGAGCTGGTGCTCGCCGCGTGGACGTTCGCGTTGCGCCGCCTGACGGGGCAGGACGATCTCGTCATCGGCACGGCGGTGTCAGGCCGGGACGCGCCCTTGCCCGACGTGCACCGCGTCTTCGGTCCGTTCGCCACCGCGGTCCCCCTGCGGATAAGGGAGGTGGGGTCTACGCCCCAGGAGCTCCTGGAGTCCGTTCGTGGCGTGGCCGCGGACGCACGCGCTCACGCGCTCACTCCAGGAGGGATTGCCCGCGCGATTCCCGGCGGTCTCCCGCTCGAGGTCGCGGTGGGCACGCAGTTCTTCTTCACCTTCATGGATTTCGAGGCCTTCGGGTCCCTGGAGAGCGAGCGCCTGCGCGTCCATTGGGAGGACTCCGGCACCGAAGGGCACGTGCCACGCGGAGTGGATCTGAAGCTCGCGGCGCGCCGGCTGGGCGGAGCGCTGCGGCTCTCCTTCTACGCAGCCCCGGCGGTGCTGGGTCCCCAGGGGTTGGAGCGGGTTCGCGCGGATGTCCTCGACGTGCTGGAGACGCTCGCCGGAGGGCCGGGAACGAAGGCGCGTTCCCCTTCTCGCATGGAGGTCCGTTTCGGTCCCATCGACGTGGGCTCGTTGAGCGCCGCGCTGGTGGGTTACCTGCCCGCGCCGGAGGAGGCCGCCAGGGCCGTGGGCCTCGCGTCCGTCCCGGGACTGCGCGAGGTGCTCCGGAGCCAGCTCTTCCCGGATGGGAGCCCCCGCTGGGTCGAGCGCATCGATACACCGCTCGGTGCATCGGGGCTCCTGTGCCTGCCGCTGTTCGCGGACGAGCTGGGAGCCCTGGCGCCGGAGACACTCGCCGCGCGCGTCGTGGAGGCGGTGCTGCTGGCCCACCGCACGGGAGTTCGCGCGTTCTCCCTCGCGGGGATGCTCCCCGCGTACACCGGCTTCGGCCGCGAGGTGCTACATCGGCTCGCCGCGAAAGACGGCGCACCCGAGGACCTCGCGTTCACGACCGGGCACGCCACCACCGTGGTCTCCGTGGTGAGAAGTGTCCTCGCCGCGACCAGCGCGGCGGGCGTGAACCTGCCCGAGGCGGAGCTCGCCTTCGTGGGCGTGGGCTCCATTGGAGCAGCGGCGGCGGAGCTGCTCCTCCAGGTGGCCGCGCATCCACGACGCCTCCTCCTCTGCGATCTCCCGCGAGCGGCACGCCGGATGGAGGAGGTGGCCACACGGCTCCGGGAGCAATACGGGTTCCGCGGCCCCATCGAAACCGCGCTGGCGCACGGGGCCGTCGCGGAGGAGGTCTACCGTGCACGGGTCATCGTGGGCGCCGCGAGCACCCCGGGCGCACTGGCGGTGGACCGGCTCGCACCCGGCGCCGTGCTCGTTGACGACTCCTTCCCGACGCTCGTCGACGTGCCGGCCGCGCGGGCGCGGATGCACACGCGCGGGGACGTCCTCATCGTGGGTGGGGGCCTGTTGGATTGCGGCGCCGTGACACGCACGGTGGATGACACGGCCATTCCCCCGGGGCTCCGTCCCGCGCTGTCACGGGGCATCTCACGCGCGGGCGTGGCCAGTTGCCAGCTCGAGCCGCTCCTCCGCCGGATGCATCCGGAGCTCCCGCCCGTCTCCGGGCCCGTGGATGCCGCCACCGCCTACCGGTATTGGCTGGTCGCACTGGCGTCGGGCCTCCGGGCCGCGCCGCTCCACCTCGGGACCGAGCCCGTTCCCGACAATCTCCCCGCGGCGCTCACGGGGCGCGGCAACACGGGGTAG